In Telopea speciosissima isolate NSW1024214 ecotype Mountain lineage chromosome 10, Tspe_v1, whole genome shotgun sequence, the DNA window ATGGGATTGCATGCAATAATGGAAAGAACTAAGATGGAAGGCTGTTATGACTGATACAAAGCCTAACAATTAGGTCGTTTTGTGAACACGAAGCCGACCCGTAAGGGTCGGTCTTGCTTAGCCCTAGGGGTGACCCTCATGGGGTCAACTTGATTTGTTGGTTTTTTGTActtggtgttttggatgattGCTTGATCCGTTTTGTGAGCTTTGCTTCTGTTGATCCTGGAAACCATGTTGACGGCCGACCTGTTGGGTCGGCTCGCATTGCTCCCTTCCTGGTCTGGGATCGTCTTGCCGCGTCATGATCTTCACAATCATGTGTTCTGACCCGACCCTTGAGGTCTAGTTGGTGGCTCCGCATTCTCGGATTGTTCGGGTCGGTCCGgatagtgtgttcgggcagggggtgaggtcgtcatttccgatcccctatgagaggaacctacgaacctgactgggcagggaacctgagaggagttaagtccGTGAGTAATATTTTGGTTCATCACCCCTGATCGTCTTAGATGAGTTAGGCGGgggcatattatattattaaaagAGAAGTTGAATGAATGCATGGAGTTGGGATTGAGGTTGAACTTGCAAAGTTAGTGATGAATATGCAAAGGGTTGATGCTTCAAAAGTCGAAACTATGCTAGTATATGACAGTCAAAAGTCGAAGCATATATCATCAAACAACAATCAGCCCTGTGATCTTATGCTATGTGTAATAAGAGCTAATTTTTTCGATTCCTAAAGTGAAAATTTAGAACAAAGGTGGGTGACAAGGATAGAGTTGGCAAGAAACCATCCAAGGGGTATCCCCTGATGGTCTCCTATATTTTGGATCCTCTCTCGATTTTGGATTTTGCTGCATCAGCCGTCGAGGTGCTGCACGACCTAATTTACAAACTTCAAAGTCCACAGCgtttaaatatatatagagcCACTCGATTAATCAGGACGTACTACTCAAATCTCAGTGAACAAAACTGGAAAGAATGTAAAGAATgattatgccaaaataggataCAGTTTGAGGGGGCTATCTATGATTCTCCCTTCTTATATCACAAGTGATATTTCAGATTCTTTCTCACTCTCCCAAAACCTCATTTCCAAATCTATACGTCCTGCCATCTTACATATTTCCTCAACTTGTGGATGAGACTTATCATTTGAGGAGAAACCATGCATACACATGGAACCATCACCCACATCCACCCAACTAAACCCAACTTCCTTCTTCACTCCTCTCTTTCTCATACCTTTTCTTATCTTTGCCACCGTGTCCCATTCCCCCTTCTCAGCATACAAGTTGCAGATCAACACGTATGGACCAGACTCCATAGGTTCCATCTCCATCAAAGCCTCTGCCGCCCTCTTAGCCATCTCTACATTCCCATGTATCCTGCAAGCCCCAAGCAAGCTCTGCCACACAGATAACCCTGGCCTTGTTGCCATTTGATTAACAAACTCCTCTGCCTCCTCCAGCCGCCCTGCCCTCCCcaacatatccaccacacatGAATAATGCTCAGGGGATGGCTCTATAGAATGGTCATTGATCATTGACTGAAATACCCGGGAACCTGTTTCAACCATTCCACTGCGACTGCACGCTGTTAGTACAGCAAGGAAAGTGATTGAGTCTGGAGGTACCCTTTCCCTCTCCATCTCCTCAAACAAACTCATCACTGATTTATAATCGCCATGACGAGCATGGGCTGAGATGATGGCAGTCCAAGCAACTTTGCTCCTCTCTGGTGCTTCATTGAACACCCTCAGAGATTCGTCAATGTTCCCACGCTTTGCATACATGTCAAGGAGGGCACCAGACACGATCGGGTCTGTGTTCAACCCAAGCTTGATGATGCTTGAGTGGCATCGTTGCCCAAGCCTCAGCGACAATGGTTCAGCAGCTCCAATTGCACTTAAGACACTGCCAAAGGTGAACTGGTTTGGATGAGACTCCTGAATCGCCAAGAAGAATGCCTGCAAAGCCTCAAGACACATCCTATTTTGTGCATAACCAGAAATCAAAGCATTCCATGACATAATCTCTCTGTAACTCTGCTCATCAAACACCCTCTTGGACTCCTCCATGGATTCAAACTTAGAGTACATGGTGATGAAGCTGTTAGAAACATTCAATTCTGACAAAAAACCAGTTTTTATACAGAACCCATGaatcattttcccttctttcacCAAGGCATTCATTGATACAACATGTATTAAACCTATGAACGTGACATCATTTGGATAAACTTCGTCTCGTCTCATACTGTTAAAGAGTGAGAAAGCATCCTTTTCATTTATAGAAACAATAGTCGTCCAAGATACCACATTTCGTTGGATCATCCCCTCAAAGACTATTTTTGCGTCCTCCGGTAGCTCACATTTTGCATACATAGAAATCAGAACATTACAAACTGAAACATCAGTCCCATATCCAGTTCTTATAATCAAACCGTGTATTTGTCTTCCAAGCTCTAAGCTTCTTTCATGGCCGCAGGCCGAAACAACACTAGCAAACGAAACATGGTCGAGTTCCATCCCTTCTTTCACCATTTTAGTGAAGACACTTATCGCTTCTACTCCGTAGTTACCTTCCTGGGTATACCCCGAGAGTAAAGCATTCCAAGAAACCAAGTCTCTgttaggcatttcatcaaacattCTCTTAGCTTCGTCTAGATGGCCCCACCTCGAATACATAGTTATAAGTGCATTTCCTATGAAAATCTCGGAGCCAAACCCGGATTTTAAAATGTGGGAATGAAGTTGAGATCCCAGAAGGCACTCCTGAATGTCTGAACAAAAGGCAAGAACGGTGGTATAAGTCACAGCATCAAAGAAGACCCCATTTAGATGCATTTGAAGAGCAAATTTTATCGCATCTTGGCTTTGATGGAAACCGGAAAGGATAGTGTTCCAAGAAACAATGTCAGCATCATGTAAGTTCTCAAAGATTAAACATGCTTGATCAAATTTCCCAGATTTGCAGTACAGGTTCATTAGAGAATTCGAGACGGTGAGAAACGAATCCAGCCCAGAAGAAATCGCGAAGCCATGGATTTGGAAGCCGGCTTTAGCGTCCCTACGACAAGCCTTGAGAGCAATAGCTACGGTGACTTCATTAATGGTGCCATTGAGGCCCAATTGCAGCTGTTCTCTGAAGATTTTGAGAGCTTCAAGAGGACAGTTTCTGCTGAAACATGCAAGCATAGAATGGTTGTTAAAGCCAACGTTTGGATGGGGATTTCGGTCGGACAAGTGGTGTGCATTTTGATAAGAACGATGACTTTTCAAATTTGTTGACCGTTGCTTCGCTATTGTAAGGATGCTTTTGAAATCTCGTTGGCGGGTAAACATGAGAATGAGATGGGCCAATGATCGACCGAAGGTTGCATGAGAAGAAATCTGCAGATTGAAATAGAAAAGGGAGAGTTGTGTCCTGTACTCCTGTGCCCCTATTTTCAGGGGCGAGCGTGTAGATGGGCTTAGTAGAACGACCGAGCTAGCTAATTCTTTAGGCGCAATAGACCATCCAACTTGATGGTTTATTTTTAGGGGCAATTAATATCACTATCCTACACTTAGCCtttatttactaaaactatcctacccTAAACCTTTTTCCTAttactaccctgcttttaaatttttacatctccttctaccctcatatttttaaatactcAGATTGCCCTTCTTTTTGACCTTGTAACttactaatctatttaacctaccattcttcttctattttctttactAATTTTGTcattaaatagtaaaaaattaaagcacccacccgcttcttctctctcccattttttactccattcgttttttttcttccatttttttgtttaattaattttttattcaatttttcatcctcatcgttcttcttcgaacagatcatggttctaagtatcggtatcgtatcgcccaTACCAATTTTGCTAGTCATAGATACCGATATAGTATCGGTAGCacggtatggacaaggggttaaatggtcagaaaactcattttttaaggacattcatgggtaattttgtctgatatagtcgataccgtatcggtaacGTATCGTTTTTGCAAGTTACCGATATCGtttcgataccgtgcactaaaaccatggaatagatcgactctcttcaaagcacccgacttcttctctctcttcctctttttattcaatttaccttttcgtgttttttattttttattagccTACAACATGATTCTCGAATcgtcactcttcttctccctcttcataCTCGCAGAAGCAGAAGGcaactctccctctccattacaATTGATCTCTACAAGCATCTTCATCTCTCTTCAACGTCGCAGCCATAGGATAGAACGACACAAGATCAATCATCGGATTGTCTCTGCCTTcttgtcaataaaaaaattaattaaattgaaaatttgaaaaataaaaaataaaaaaaaaccgaatGGATTAAAAAACGGGAGATAGAAGaagtgggtgggtgctttcaatttttactattttaatgacaaaaatagtcaaaaatagaagaagaatggtaggttaaatagattagcagattactaggtgaaaaagaagggcaatctgggtatttaaaaacgtgagggtagaaggagatgtaaaagtttaaaagcaaagtagtattagaaaagaaatttaaggtaaggtagttttaataaatataggctaagtgtagggtagtgatagtaattgccccctGTATATATGGTGATTAAGACATAGTGTAGGAAatatatcatccaaatcatacaTGAAAGTGCATGAAACAAGGGGTTTAGATTACTTATCTGTCTTGTGACAAACCAAGGTTGATGTTAGCAACTCAAGCACCAAATATAATGTCATGAACCTGAAATTATGTTGAGAAACTTAAGGGGTTGAGTCATGCCAGTGGACATTGTCCTTAAGACTGTAGACGCCTCCTATGGTGCAAGTCGAGTTCATGCAAATTAGCCTCCAAGATAAACCAACATTTGATCCCTCCAGTAGTCATTGCACTTGCTTATTAACCGCGTCCTGTTGAGACACATTCGGATTTTTCTCAATCAATAATAGGAATGGAACATCTGGACCTCTCAAAACAATGAAAACTAGAAAGAGAAACTTGAGGGAAATTGATTACAAGAGAGTGTGTAACAACACTTGTAATACACTTACAAAGTGTCCATAAACATCCTCTATATATAGAGGTGAAAGACCCCTTGGAGACACCCTTCCCAAGGGATGTGTCCTTTCAAGAGACACAACGAAAAAATATCGATATCAGTCAAAACCGATCATTATTGAACATAACCGAAAACACATTGAGATATTTTGGAACttcattttataaaatacaACAAATAATACTCTAGAAAGAATATAGAAAAACCAATTAATTGAAGTAGAATTCCAGATTATTTATTGAATACTCATAAATGTGACACTTAAGACCATATGGACAATATATATCACGAGAACACTGGGAACCTAACTTATTATTTACCTGtcaagcctctctctctctctctctctttttctttttccaagatTAGCTTTGAACAGAGAGCAAGAAACAATAGCAGATGTTAACAAATGTTTTTATTAGAAGTTCACGGGACATACTGATGGAAAGGCATTCCTAACACTCCCCGACACCTTCTGTATGAAGACAAATTAAGGGATAAAGGAAGAGAACGATAAGTAACTCTGTCAGCTTCTTCATGCATGAAACCAGGGTTCACAAGACACACAAATAGAAGAAGCCTTCTTTTCTATTGGTGAGTATACAGAATATATAGAAATATATCTTATAGTTCAAGTACGTCCTTTCATTCCTTACCCACTtttcttttttcgtttttttaatctaaaagaaggaagaagaagaaaaagataatttGTCTGTGTTTGTCTGTTTAACGACAAAGCAAAAGGTCCCATGCAGGGTAAGAAGAGCATGTGATTACACATGTGAACGACATCCCCCCGTCGCCTTCATAGTTGAATTGCACATGGATGAGAGAAGACGAGTTTTGGGGAATCCAAGTCCCCTCTACTAATGCCCTCtaaattttttggttttagtttcCTAAATTTACTAAACTGACCTTTTCCTTCCGTGAAATAAAATACTTTTTCACTACTATGCCCTTACATTGCATGAAAATGACTAGTGCTTTTCTATATGGTACgggtgtcaattctaggtcCGCACTGGTTAGCCCGACCGAGTCGAATTGAGAGAAATCGAAACCAACCCGGGCCATTTCTTAAGCGTGCTGTGTTAGAGTGGGGACGAATACTATTCAATCGATCTCAGTGCGAGAGTCCTACACGCCAAGCATCTGACCAGTACCAACCCCCTAAGAGCCCAATTAAGCCCGACCATTGTTGATTTGCTatgtttataaataaatatgttgaaTTTTTGGGTGTAAGAAGCAGGGAAAATTATCGTCTCCGTTTATCTatccctccatttcctccattacgtctaataggggggagtggatcccactcgggcaatgtgttcaggaagggggtagggtggtcattttcggACTCCCCATGAGATGTAATAGAGGAAATGAAGggacagataaatggagacgataaagatccAAGAAGCAGACACCTGTATCAGCTATGTCCAGATATGGAATCAATCTAAACCTTTATCATCAACGATCCCTTTGCATTAATCAATTTTTCAATTCATACACTATTAAGTTCTGGACTATTATCTTAGTAATACAGGCCTTTGAAATTGAAGCATTTAATTAATAGCTCTTTTAGAAATAAATGGCTCAGTAGCTAGTTTAAGGTCCATTTAGTCCAATTAAAGGCCGGTATCTGATTGATCGTTTATAAATGAGACCATGCCTAGTCCATGAGGACCAATTACTTAAATAGGTCAATCACTGTGCATAATGCTgtagttgggggggggggggggaccgaTTAAGCCCGACCAAAATGGCCGATTGACACACCTGGTTTGGATCATGGCAATCTGACCCGAGAT includes these proteins:
- the LOC122641657 gene encoding pentatricopeptide repeat-containing protein At4g32430, mitochondrial — protein: MFTRQRDFKSILTIAKQRSTNLKSHRSYQNAHHLSDRNPHPNVGFNNHSMLACFSRNCPLEALKIFREQLQLGLNGTINEVTVAIALKACRRDAKAGFQIHGFAISSGLDSFLTVSNSLMNLYCKSGKFDQACLIFENLHDADIVSWNTILSGFHQSQDAIKFALQMHLNGVFFDAVTYTTVLAFCSDIQECLLGSQLHSHILKSGFGSEIFIGNALITMYSRWGHLDEAKRMFDEMPNRDLVSWNALLSGYTQEGNYGVEAISVFTKMVKEGMELDHVSFASVVSACGHERSLELGRQIHGLIIRTGYGTDVSVCNVLISMYAKCELPEDAKIVFEGMIQRNVVSWTTIVSINEKDAFSLFNSMRRDEVYPNDVTFIGLIHVVSMNALVKEGKMIHGFCIKTGFLSELNVSNSFITMYSKFESMEESKRVFDEQSYREIMSWNALISGYAQNRMCLEALQAFFLAIQESHPNQFTFGSVLSAIGAAEPLSLRLGQRCHSSIIKLGLNTDPIVSGALLDMYAKRGNIDESLRVFNEAPERSKVAWTAIISAHARHGDYKSVMSLFEEMERERVPPDSITFLAVLTACSRSGMVETGSRVFQSMINDHSIEPSPEHYSCVVDMLGRAGRLEEAEEFVNQMATRPGLSVWQSLLGACRIHGNVEMAKRAAEALMEMEPMESGPYVLICNLYAEKGEWDTVAKIRKGMRKRGVKKEVGFSWVDVGDGSMCMHGFSSNDKSHPQVEEICKMAGRIDLEMRFWESEKESEISLVI